The following coding sequences are from one Schistocerca cancellata isolate TAMUIC-IGC-003103 unplaced genomic scaffold, iqSchCanc2.1 HiC_scaffold_426, whole genome shotgun sequence window:
- the LOC126124772 gene encoding uncharacterized protein LOC126124772 — protein sequence MNFIYVRRTRDSMLIDRDDIFLWRWRYLRTIKRLRDEGRPIYYLDETWVNAGHTRSYVWVDDTINSSKRVFLSGLSTGSKSPSGKGKRLIIAHIGSKAGFVEGCLWTFESKKSGDYHEKMCAETFERWFQDVLPRLQESAVIVLDNAPYQSRRKEKVPNANSNKHEISEWLKSKNIDFEDGMLKKELLDIVKNHRTAHNEYAIDEMANNAGKTVLIIPPCHCELNTIALVWARIKGYVAAKRKTYKMPEVKVLLEEAVRTVTAEDWNKCVLYVVEKVETQMWKLDCIIEEREEWFVINLNENSSSYTE from the coding sequence atgaatttcatatatgtccggcgtacgcgcgatagcatgctaatagacagggatgacatctttttatggaggtggcgttatcttcgaaccattaaacggttgagagatgaaggcagacccatttactatttggacgagacgtgggtgaacgcaggacatacccgcagttacgtgtgggtagatgacactataaattcctcaaaacgagtgtttctgtccgggttatccaccggaagcaaaagcccatcaggtaaagggaaacgtctgattatcgcacacattggcagcaaagcagggttcgttgaaggatgtttgtggactttcgaatccaagaaaagtggagattatcatgagaagatgtgcgccgaaaccttcgagaggtggtttcaagatgttcttcctcggcttcaggaaagtgcagttattgttcttgataatgcGCCGTACCaatctcggagaaaagaaaaagttcccaatgcgaattccaataagcacgaaatatcagagtggctaaaatctaaaaacatcgatttcgaagacggtatgttgaagaaagaacttttagatatagttaaaaatcacagaacagcgcacaacgaatacgcaatagatgaaatggcgaataatgcagggaaaacagttctcataattcctccgtgccactgtgaattaaacaccatcgcgttagtgtgggccagaatcaaaggctatgttgcagcgaaaaggaaaacatacaaaatgccggaagttaaagtactgctagaagaagcagtaagaacagtgacggCAGaagattggaacaagtgcgtcctctatgtcgtagaaaaagtggaaactcaaatgtggaaattagactgcattatagaagagagagaggagtggtttgttataaatctcaatgaaaacagttcaagttatacagagtga